A window of the Deinococcus gobiensis I-0 genome harbors these coding sequences:
- a CDS encoding branched-chain amino acid ABC transporter permease: MDFQTFGTVLLQVLVGGLSLGVLYAIIALGYTMVYGVLQLINFAHSEVFIAGGIVGFLVFDAVKASSMNGYLKLLLACIAAMAVSGLLNVIIERLAYRPLRGAQRLVPLITAIGVSLILQDLLRFLVGLRGQFDLSVPLPQGFGNPISSLFGLDISLLNLQVKDLILIVVAVVMLIGLNLLVNRTQLGRAIRAVAHDRQTSGLMGIDANRIISLTFLIGGALGGLGGVMFAMKYQALNAYSGTLPGIKAFTAAVLGGIGSIPGAVLGGLVLGWLETLLGVISLFSSVPGLHWLGAIKAEYKDLGAFLALILILFLKPAGLLGRSAAEKV; this comes from the coding sequence GTGGACTTTCAAACTTTCGGAACCGTGCTGTTGCAGGTACTCGTCGGCGGCCTGAGCCTCGGCGTGCTGTACGCCATCATCGCGCTGGGCTACACGATGGTGTACGGCGTGCTCCAGCTCATCAACTTCGCGCACAGTGAAGTGTTCATCGCCGGAGGCATCGTCGGGTTCCTGGTCTTCGACGCTGTCAAGGCGTCCAGCATGAACGGCTATCTCAAGCTGCTGCTCGCCTGTATCGCGGCCATGGCCGTCTCGGGCCTGCTCAACGTGATCATCGAGCGCCTGGCCTACCGGCCCCTGCGGGGCGCGCAGCGGCTCGTGCCGCTGATCACGGCCATCGGCGTCTCGCTGATCCTGCAAGACCTCCTGCGCTTCCTGGTGGGCCTGCGCGGGCAGTTCGACCTGAGCGTGCCGCTGCCGCAGGGCTTCGGCAATCCGATCTCGTCGCTGTTCGGTCTGGACATCTCACTGCTCAACCTCCAGGTCAAGGACCTGATCCTGATCGTGGTGGCCGTGGTGATGCTCATCGGGCTGAACCTGCTCGTCAACCGCACGCAGCTCGGGCGCGCGATCCGCGCCGTAGCCCACGACCGCCAGACCTCGGGCCTCATGGGCATCGACGCCAACCGCATCATCAGCCTGACCTTCCTCATCGGGGGCGCGCTGGGCGGTCTGGGCGGCGTGATGTTCGCCATGAAGTACCAGGCCCTGAACGCCTACAGCGGCACGCTGCCGGGCATCAAAGCCTTCACGGCGGCGGTGCTGGGCGGCATCGGCAGCATTCCCGGCGCGGTGCTGGGGGGGCTGGTGCTGGGGTGGCTCGAAACGCTGCTGGGGGTCATCAGCCTGTTCAGCTCGGTGCCGGGCCTGCACTGGCTGGGGGCCATCAAGGCCGAGTACAAGGACCTGGGCGCCTTCCTGGCCCTGATCCTGATTCTGTTCCTCAAGCCGGCCGGTCTGCTGGGCCGCTCGGCCGCGGAGAAGGTGTAA
- a CDS encoding ABC transporter permease subunit — MTTLPANNPFRRGPQGADRTWPLLGYAAVTAALLIFLRGSVADGPARLLQPVLFGAFLLSLLFAYQWRAAPWAKTAVFALGIVFVLPFMGRDNTSYFDLVIQMLIFGALALGLNIVVGLAGLLDLGYIAFFAVGAYLWGVFGSPQFAEVSGNAAFATGINANFFWLFIPLGVLAAALVGVLIGLPVLKLKGDYLAIVTLGLGEVIRIFANNLDVTNGPQGIDAIESAPVPWLNSLAGTLGFAPDQYRLFFLYILVLIVIGIVILVNYRLDRSKIGRSWIAIREDEVAAQAMGVPLLRTKLLAFASGASFAGAMGVIFAAKQTFIDPKSFDYFQSIGVLSMVILGGMGNIAGVLLGAVVVTMLNLMILPTISEVLQGSFPNINPNLDPSKYQRLIFGLVLVLMMLYRPEGLLPSARRQAEMHQDDDPPPDSLEADNALQAGTSEVLSPGFSTRGENERTGSER, encoded by the coding sequence ATGACGACGCTTCCCGCCAACAACCCTTTTCGGCGCGGTCCCCAGGGGGCCGACCGCACCTGGCCGCTGCTGGGCTACGCCGCCGTCACGGCCGCCCTGCTCATCTTCCTGCGCGGCTCCGTCGCCGACGGCCCGGCCCGGCTGCTCCAGCCCGTGCTGTTCGGGGCCTTCCTACTCTCGCTGCTCTTCGCCTACCAGTGGCGCGCCGCGCCCTGGGCCAAGACGGCCGTGTTCGCGCTGGGCATCGTGTTCGTGCTGCCCTTCATGGGCCGCGACAACACCTCCTATTTCGATCTGGTGATCCAGATGCTCATCTTCGGGGCGCTGGCCCTGGGACTGAACATCGTGGTGGGCCTCGCGGGCCTGCTCGACCTGGGGTACATCGCCTTCTTCGCCGTGGGGGCGTACCTGTGGGGCGTGTTCGGCAGCCCGCAGTTCGCGGAGGTGAGCGGCAACGCGGCTTTCGCCACCGGCATCAACGCCAACTTCTTCTGGCTGTTCATTCCGCTGGGCGTGCTGGCGGCGGCGCTCGTGGGCGTGCTCATCGGCCTGCCGGTGCTCAAGCTCAAGGGGGATTACCTCGCCATCGTGACGCTGGGCCTGGGTGAAGTGATCCGCATCTTCGCCAACAACCTCGACGTGACCAACGGGCCGCAGGGCATCGACGCCATCGAGAGCGCGCCCGTGCCGTGGCTCAACTCGCTGGCCGGCACCCTGGGCTTCGCGCCCGACCAGTACCGCCTGTTCTTCCTGTACATCCTGGTGCTGATCGTGATCGGCATCGTGATCCTGGTGAACTACCGCCTTGACCGCTCGAAGATCGGCCGCTCGTGGATCGCCATCCGCGAGGACGAGGTCGCCGCGCAGGCGATGGGCGTGCCGCTGCTGCGCACCAAGCTGCTGGCCTTCGCCTCGGGCGCGTCCTTTGCGGGCGCGATGGGCGTGATCTTCGCGGCCAAGCAGACCTTCATCGATCCCAAGAGCTTCGACTACTTCCAATCGATCGGCGTGCTGAGCATGGTGATTCTGGGCGGCATGGGCAACATCGCCGGGGTGCTGCTGGGCGCGGTCGTCGTGACCATGCTCAACCTGATGATCCTGCCGACCATCAGCGAGGTACTTCAGGGCAGCTTCCCCAACATCAACCCCAACCTCGACCCCAGCAAGTACCAGCGCCTGATCTTCGGTCTGGTGCTCGTGCTGATGATGCTCTACCGCCCCGAGGGCCTGCTGCCCAGCGCCCGCCGCCAGGCCGAGATGCACCAGGACGACGACCCGCCGCCCGACAGCCTGGAAGCCGACAACGCCCTGCAAGCCGGCACGTCCGAGGTGCTGTCGCCGGGCTTCAGCACACGCGGAGAGAACGAGCGGACGGGGAGTGAACGATGA
- a CDS encoding ABC transporter ATP-binding protein: MSLLDVQGMTKTFGGLTAVNDVTFQVPERGIISVIGPNGAGKTTFFNLITGIYTPDKGSITLGGRNLLGLRPDQVVDAGISRTFQNIRLFPSMTAEENIMLGRGVRLKSGYWDAVLRSGRFKRDEQEARDTARIMLDFVGLSKWRNELATSLPYGDQRKLEIARALATTPRLVLLDEPAAGMNPRETEDLKALIRRIRDDLGVTVVLIEHDMRLVMTLSENITVLNYGSKLSEGRPHEVRNDPAVMEAYLGRGAAAGEYGKEAGPNV, from the coding sequence ATGAGCCTGCTTGACGTTCAGGGCATGACCAAGACCTTCGGCGGTCTGACGGCCGTCAACGACGTGACCTTCCAGGTACCCGAGCGCGGCATCATCAGCGTGATCGGGCCCAACGGCGCGGGCAAGACGACCTTCTTCAACCTCATCACCGGGATCTACACCCCCGACAAGGGCAGCATCACCCTGGGCGGACGCAACCTGCTGGGGCTGCGGCCCGACCAGGTGGTGGACGCGGGCATCTCGCGCACCTTCCAGAACATCCGCCTGTTCCCGAGCATGACCGCCGAGGAAAACATCATGCTGGGGCGGGGCGTGCGGCTGAAGTCGGGATACTGGGACGCCGTGCTGCGCAGCGGACGTTTCAAGCGTGACGAGCAGGAAGCGCGCGACACGGCGCGGATCATGCTGGACTTCGTGGGCCTGAGCAAGTGGCGCAACGAACTGGCGACCAGCCTGCCCTACGGCGACCAGCGCAAGCTGGAGATCGCGCGCGCACTGGCGACCACGCCCCGGCTGGTGCTGCTCGACGAGCCGGCCGCCGGCATGAACCCGCGCGAGACCGAGGACCTCAAGGCCCTGATCCGGCGCATCCGCGACGACCTGGGGGTAACGGTGGTCCTGATCGAGCACGACATGCGCCTGGTCATGACCCTGTCGGAGAACATCACGGTGCTGAACTACGGCAGCAAGCTGAGCGAGGGCCGCCCCCACGAGGTCCGCAACGACCCCGCCGTGATGGAGGCCTATCTGGGTCGCGGCGCGGCGGCCGGCGAGTACGGCAAGGAGGCCGGTCCGAATGTCTGA
- a CDS encoding ABC transporter ATP-binding protein, with protein MSDPMTMPRPAATGGAPLLELSDIHTYYGQIHALKGLNMTVNPGEIVALIGGNGAGKTTTLRTISGMMKPKTGTVTYQGQNVTGVPAYTIMQRGMSHVPEGRRIFPQLSVRENLEVGAYTVRDRKVIAERIEEGFNLFPRLRERENQLGGTMSGGEQQMLAIARALMVAPKLLLLDEPSMGLSPLFVEAIFDIVERLNKERGTTILLVEQNASMALGIAHRAYVLQTGEIKLSGAAADIAADESVRKAYLGDE; from the coding sequence ATGTCTGATCCGATGACCATGCCCCGCCCGGCAGCGACCGGCGGCGCGCCGCTGCTGGAACTGAGCGACATCCACACCTACTACGGCCAGATCCACGCCCTCAAGGGCCTGAACATGACCGTGAACCCCGGCGAGATCGTGGCCCTGATCGGCGGCAACGGCGCGGGCAAGACGACCACGCTGCGCACCATCAGCGGCATGATGAAGCCCAAGACCGGCACGGTGACCTACCAGGGCCAGAACGTGACCGGCGTGCCCGCCTACACGATCATGCAGCGCGGCATGAGCCACGTGCCCGAAGGCCGGCGCATCTTCCCGCAGCTCTCGGTGCGCGAGAACCTGGAGGTCGGCGCCTACACCGTGCGCGACCGCAAGGTGATCGCCGAGCGCATCGAGGAGGGCTTCAACCTGTTCCCGCGCCTGCGCGAGCGCGAGAACCAGCTTGGCGGCACGATGTCGGGCGGTGAACAGCAGATGCTGGCGATCGCCCGCGCGCTGATGGTGGCGCCCAAGCTGCTGCTCCTCGACGAGCCCTCGATGGGCCTGTCGCCCCTGTTCGTGGAAGCCATCTTCGACATCGTCGAGCGGCTGAACAAGGAACGCGGCACGACCATCCTGCTCGTCGAGCAGAACGCCTCGATGGCGCTGGGCATCGCGCACCGCGCCTACGTCCTCCAGACCGGCGAGATCAAGCTCTCGGGCGCGGCGGCCGACATCGCCGCCGACGAGAGCGTGCGCAAGGCGTACCTGGGCGACGAGTAG
- the clpB gene encoding ATP-dependent chaperone ClpB: protein MNPERFTEASTQAIAAAQQLAVQNQQQNLTVFHLLRALTDNETAARALTGAGGDLPKIRAVLDAEIAKLPRVQGGGEQLYLDPALSRAFQKADTLAGQLGDSFVAADALLLSARGEYRGKGLPDETSLNRAVTEARKGKTVTNKTSEQQFDALNKYGTDLTQRARDGKFDPVIGRDEEIRRAMQILLRRTKNNPVLIGEPGVGKTAIAEGLAIRIVKGDVPEGLKNKRIVSLEMGSLLAGAKFRGEFEERLKGVIDEVVQSQGEIILFVDEIHTIVGAGKTEGSPDAGNMLKPALARGELHLIGATTLDEYREIEKDPALERRFQPVFVDEPSVEDTISILRGIKERYQVHHNVEITDPALVAAAQLSHRYISDRQLPDKAIDLIDESAARLRMALESSPERIDQLSRRKLQLEIEREALRREKDVDSQNRLLDIEGGLRNITDELNEVRSRWEAERKEVAALREKREALDAVRTEIEKARRDYDLQLAAELEYGKLPALEKDVTELERKLKGAEFAHLEVTDEDIAAVVSRWTGIPVNKLMEGEREKLLHLEEQLHARVIGQDRAIVSVSDAIRRARAGLNDPNRPLGSFMFLGPTGVGKTELAKALAEYLFDSSEAMVRLDMSEYMEKHTVARLIGAPPGYVGYEEGGQLTEAVRRRPYSVLLLDEIEKAHPDVFNVLLQVLDDGRLTDGQGRTVDFRNTLIILTSNIGSPLILEMQARGEDAAEIREAVLGELQGHFRPEFLNRVDDIVVFDALSAADLRKIVDIQMGGLRRRLTERRVTLHLSDGAKNKLAEIGYDPAFGARPLKRAIAREIETPLAREILSGRVPDGSVLNVDYGDGGFSFSTGALN, encoded by the coding sequence TTGAATCCCGAACGCTTTACCGAGGCGAGTACGCAGGCCATCGCGGCCGCGCAGCAGCTCGCCGTACAGAACCAGCAACAGAACCTGACCGTTTTCCACCTCCTGCGCGCCCTGACCGACAACGAGACGGCCGCGCGCGCCCTGACCGGGGCCGGGGGCGACCTGCCGAAGATCCGCGCCGTGCTGGACGCCGAGATCGCCAAGTTGCCGCGCGTGCAGGGCGGCGGCGAGCAGCTCTACCTGGACCCGGCGCTGAGCCGCGCCTTTCAGAAGGCCGACACGCTGGCCGGGCAACTGGGCGACTCCTTCGTGGCCGCCGACGCCCTGCTGCTCTCGGCGCGCGGCGAGTACCGGGGCAAGGGCCTGCCCGACGAGACGAGTCTCAACCGCGCGGTGACAGAGGCGCGGAAAGGAAAAACCGTGACCAACAAGACGAGTGAACAGCAGTTCGACGCCCTGAACAAGTACGGCACCGACCTGACCCAGCGCGCCCGCGACGGCAAGTTCGACCCCGTCATCGGCCGCGACGAGGAAATCCGGCGCGCCATGCAGATCCTGCTGCGGCGCACCAAGAACAACCCGGTCCTGATCGGGGAACCCGGCGTGGGCAAGACGGCGATCGCCGAGGGCCTCGCCATCCGCATCGTGAAGGGCGACGTGCCCGAGGGCCTGAAGAACAAACGCATCGTGTCGCTGGAGATGGGCAGTCTGCTTGCGGGCGCCAAGTTCCGGGGCGAGTTCGAGGAGCGCCTCAAGGGGGTGATCGACGAGGTCGTGCAGTCCCAGGGCGAGATCATCCTGTTCGTGGACGAGATCCACACGATCGTCGGCGCGGGCAAGACCGAGGGCTCGCCCGACGCGGGCAACATGCTCAAGCCGGCGCTGGCGCGCGGCGAGCTGCACCTCATCGGCGCGACGACCCTGGACGAGTACCGCGAGATCGAGAAGGACCCGGCGCTGGAACGCCGCTTCCAGCCCGTGTTCGTGGACGAGCCGAGCGTCGAGGACACCATCAGCATCCTGCGCGGCATCAAGGAGCGCTACCAGGTCCACCACAACGTCGAGATCACCGACCCGGCGCTCGTGGCCGCCGCGCAGCTCTCGCACCGCTACATCAGCGACCGCCAGCTGCCCGACAAGGCCATCGACCTCATCGACGAGTCGGCCGCGCGCCTGCGCATGGCGCTGGAATCGAGCCCCGAGCGCATCGACCAGCTCTCGCGGCGCAAGCTGCAACTGGAGATCGAGCGCGAGGCATTGAGGCGCGAGAAGGACGTGGACTCGCAGAATCGCCTGCTGGACATCGAGGGCGGGCTGCGCAACATCACCGACGAGCTGAACGAGGTCCGCAGCCGCTGGGAGGCCGAGCGCAAGGAGGTCGCCGCGCTGCGCGAGAAGCGCGAGGCCCTGGACGCCGTACGCACCGAGATCGAGAAGGCCCGGCGCGACTACGACCTGCAACTCGCCGCCGAGCTGGAATACGGCAAGCTGCCCGCCCTGGAAAAGGACGTGACCGAGCTGGAGCGCAAGCTCAAGGGCGCCGAGTTCGCGCACCTCGAAGTGACCGACGAGGACATCGCCGCCGTCGTGAGCCGCTGGACCGGCATCCCCGTGAACAAGCTCATGGAGGGCGAGCGCGAGAAGCTGCTGCACCTCGAAGAGCAGCTCCACGCCCGCGTGATCGGGCAGGACCGGGCGATTGTCAGCGTCAGCGACGCCATCCGCCGCGCGCGCGCCGGCCTGAACGACCCGAACCGCCCGCTGGGCAGCTTCATGTTCCTGGGACCGACCGGGGTGGGCAAGACCGAGCTGGCCAAGGCGCTGGCCGAGTACCTGTTCGACAGCAGCGAGGCGATGGTGCGCCTGGACATGTCCGAGTACATGGAAAAGCACACGGTGGCCCGCCTGATCGGGGCGCCTCCCGGATACGTGGGCTACGAGGAAGGCGGCCAGCTCACCGAGGCCGTGCGCCGCCGCCCCTACAGCGTGCTGCTGCTCGACGAGATCGAGAAGGCGCACCCGGACGTGTTCAACGTGCTGCTTCAGGTGCTCGACGACGGCCGCCTCACCGACGGGCAGGGCCGCACGGTGGACTTCCGCAACACGCTGATCATCCTCACGAGCAACATCGGCTCGCCGCTGATCCTGGAGATGCAGGCCCGCGGCGAGGACGCCGCCGAGATCCGCGAGGCCGTGCTGGGCGAGTTGCAGGGCCACTTCCGCCCCGAGTTCCTGAACCGCGTGGACGACATCGTCGTGTTCGACGCGCTGAGCGCGGCCGACCTGCGCAAGATCGTGGACATCCAGATGGGGGGCCTGCGCCGCCGCCTCACCGAGCGCCGCGTGACGCTGCACCTGTCGGACGGCGCCAAGAACAAGCTCGCCGAGATCGGTTACGACCCGGCCTTCGGGGCGCGTCCCCTGAAGCGCGCGATCGCCCGCGAGATCGAGACGCCGCTGGCCCGCGAGATCCTGAGTGGCCGTGTCCCCGACGGCAGCGTGCTGAACGTGGACTACGGCGACGGAGGCTTCAGCTTCTCGACCGGCGCGCTGAACTGA
- a CDS encoding PH domain-containing protein → MSAVSVPLAREKNAGLRALLVLAALLLLGGTWLPLGDPLPWPLRWLFTVLAGGVVWLMVAMPRSLGYVLTDEGLRVQRMSGTLTWPYADLKVLSPAGRLGLKVGGVGVPGYYSGNYSWQSPSGEVGPRFVQALASARQGGVLLAVRQRPYYLTPADPQAFETALLARGVCRGKAGE, encoded by the coding sequence GTGTCTGCCGTCTCCGTTCCCCTCGCGCGCGAAAAGAATGCGGGGCTGCGCGCCCTGCTGGTCCTGGCGGCCCTGTTGCTGCTGGGCGGGACGTGGCTGCCGCTGGGCGATCCGCTGCCGTGGCCGCTGCGCTGGCTGTTCACGGTCCTGGCGGGCGGCGTCGTGTGGCTGATGGTGGCGATGCCGCGCAGCCTGGGCTATGTCCTGACCGACGAAGGCCTGCGCGTACAGCGGATGTCGGGGACCCTCACCTGGCCCTACGCCGACCTGAAGGTCCTGTCCCCGGCCGGGCGACTGGGCCTGAAGGTCGGTGGCGTGGGGGTGCCCGGCTACTACAGCGGCAACTATTCCTGGCAAAGCCCCTCCGGTGAAGTGGGGCCGCGATTCGTGCAGGCGCTCGCCTCGGCCCGGCAGGGCGGGGTGCTGCTCGCGGTCCGGCAGAGACCCTACTACCTGACCCCTGCCGACCCGCAGGCCTTCGAGACTGCCCTTCTGGCGCGGGGGGTGTGCCGGGGGAAGGCCGGGGAGTAG
- a CDS encoding chloride channel protein yields MRSPLPRAVLTRLESGRVVVLSVLLGLLVGGLCILLRLALDALHPLGAMLTGYAPPGTPGEGGLLMAFGDALPWGLLFLPFVGALYAWLVPAEPGAPLTQLVRGYHSGGSWPGLRAGLRTLAGTAAAYSAGLLVGRDSAFTMLGQMGTRLLGRVTRLDAVETRTLTLAGAAAGLGAVLHAPLAAAVLIAEVLYRRFEFEVEALMPCVLAAVVAYAVYGLGFGFSPLLSVPDVQVPALAQLPALVGVVLGVVLSGWLLLRAARLLPAQWSDGWARPLLGGVFGLLTAALAYLSTPAVLGDGTGWLQLGVSGFLGPDAAGAGLWRWALLALGARLAFGGGIFPSVATGGLLGATLGGLLGLDVAVAALVGSAAFLAVTLNAPVGASLLVVAWGGEALLPVALLAAGTAHLLSGESGLLPGQAISRARSRVHMPPTFAALPATVRYLARRNADAPDTPGIPYDAPAELAAGTDMAVAAPSNEPELYRRAVPASWRGARVRLLALPPGVEVVGIVRDGSVRLPHAELRLTPEDELVFLARPDAYAALEGVLRLPGA; encoded by the coding sequence ATGCGTTCTCCCCTGCCCCGCGCGGTGCTCACCCGGCTCGAATCGGGCCGCGTCGTGGTGTTGAGCGTGCTGCTCGGCCTGCTGGTAGGCGGGCTGTGTATCCTGCTGCGCCTCGCGCTCGACGCCCTGCATCCCCTGGGCGCGATGCTCACCGGCTACGCGCCCCCCGGCACCCCCGGTGAAGGCGGGCTGCTCATGGCCTTCGGGGACGCGCTGCCCTGGGGCCTGCTGTTCCTGCCCTTCGTGGGGGCGCTGTACGCGTGGCTGGTCCCCGCCGAACCCGGCGCGCCCCTCACGCAGCTCGTACGCGGCTACCACAGCGGGGGAAGCTGGCCGGGCCTGCGCGCGGGGCTGCGCACCCTGGCGGGCACGGCGGCGGCCTACAGCGCGGGGCTGCTCGTCGGGCGCGACTCGGCCTTCACCATGCTGGGCCAGATGGGCACCCGGCTGCTGGGGCGCGTGACCCGGCTCGACGCGGTCGAGACCCGCACCCTGACCCTGGCGGGCGCGGCGGCGGGTCTGGGAGCCGTGCTGCACGCGCCCCTCGCGGCGGCGGTCTTGATCGCCGAGGTGCTGTACCGCCGCTTCGAGTTCGAGGTGGAGGCGCTGATGCCCTGCGTGCTCGCGGCGGTCGTAGCCTACGCGGTGTACGGCCTGGGCTTTGGCTTCTCGCCGCTGCTCAGCGTGCCCGACGTGCAGGTGCCGGCCCTGGCACAGCTGCCCGCCCTGGTCGGCGTGGTGCTGGGCGTGGTGCTGTCTGGCTGGCTGCTGCTGCGCGCGGCCCGGCTGCTGCCCGCGCAGTGGAGTGACGGCTGGGCACGGCCGCTGCTGGGCGGGGTGTTCGGGCTGCTCACGGCGGCGCTGGCGTACCTGAGCACGCCCGCCGTGCTGGGCGACGGCACCGGCTGGCTGCAACTGGGCGTGAGCGGTTTCCTGGGGCCGGACGCGGCGGGCGCGGGGCTGTGGCGCTGGGCCCTGCTGGCCCTGGGCGCGCGCCTGGCCTTCGGGGGCGGCATCTTCCCGTCGGTGGCGACGGGCGGGCTGCTGGGGGCCACCCTGGGGGGGCTGCTGGGGCTGGACGTGGCGGTCGCGGCGCTGGTCGGGTCGGCGGCCTTCCTGGCCGTCACCCTGAACGCCCCGGTCGGCGCCTCGCTGCTCGTCGTGGCCTGGGGCGGCGAGGCCCTGCTGCCCGTCGCCCTTCTCGCCGCAGGCACCGCCCACCTGCTGAGCGGCGAAAGCGGACTGCTGCCCGGTCAGGCCATCTCGCGGGCACGCAGCCGGGTCCACATGCCGCCCACCTTCGCCGCGCTGCCGGCCACGGTGCGCTATCTGGCCCGCCGGAACGCCGACGCCCCCGACACCCCGGGCATCCCCTACGACGCCCCCGCCGAGCTGGCCGCCGGCACTGACATGGCGGTGGCCGCTCCCAGCAACGAACCCGAGCTGTACCGCCGCGCCGTCCCGGCGAGCTGGCGCGGCGCGCGGGTGCGGCTGCTGGCACTGCCGCCGGGAGTGGAGGTCGTGGGCATCGTGCGCGACGGCAGCGTGCGCCTGCCCCACGCCGAACTGCGCCTGACCCCCGAGGACGAACTGGTGTTTCTGGCCCGCCCCGACGCCTACGCGGCGCTCGAAGGCGTGCTGCGGCTGCCCGGCGCCTGA
- a CDS encoding acetamidase/formamidase family protein, translating into MPEHHLKAAGAVHTVWDAALPPALHAAPGDTVRFGTLDASYGRVARQVAAGGLDLPDDLRALIAAGASAPGPLTGGQPGHPLTGPVYVEGARPGDTLVVELLEVRTGDWGWTGCRPGGIGLLDDEVPGAHTHFWDLRAGTHTDFLASGFRARLPLAPFPGVIGVAPAAPGPHPTAPPRQVGGNMDVRQLVAGSTLYLPVEVPGALLSVGDVHAAQGDGEVSGTGIETDGEVTVRLGLRRGRALTMPELRTPPEPTPLWSAGAYVTTGHAPELLEAARHALRGMLAHLGEEYGLGFTDAYILASACVDLRVSQIVDAPHYTVSALLPQGLFAR; encoded by the coding sequence ATGCCCGAACACCACCTGAAGGCCGCCGGAGCTGTCCACACCGTCTGGGACGCGGCGCTGCCCCCGGCCCTGCACGCCGCGCCCGGCGATACCGTGCGTTTCGGAACGCTGGACGCCTCCTACGGCCGCGTGGCCCGGCAGGTGGCGGCCGGCGGGCTGGACCTGCCTGACGACCTGCGTGCCCTGATCGCGGCGGGGGCCTCTGCGCCTGGGCCACTTACGGGCGGCCAGCCGGGCCACCCCCTCACCGGCCCCGTGTATGTCGAGGGCGCGCGGCCCGGCGACACGCTGGTGGTCGAACTGCTGGAGGTCCGTACCGGCGACTGGGGCTGGACCGGCTGCCGGCCCGGCGGCATCGGCCTGCTCGACGACGAGGTGCCGGGCGCGCATACCCACTTCTGGGACCTGCGGGCGGGCACCCACACTGACTTTCTGGCCTCCGGCTTCCGGGCGCGGCTGCCGCTGGCGCCCTTTCCCGGCGTGATCGGGGTCGCGCCCGCCGCGCCGGGGCCGCACCCCACCGCGCCGCCCCGGCAGGTGGGCGGCAACATGGACGTGCGGCAACTCGTGGCCGGCAGCACGCTGTACCTGCCGGTCGAGGTGCCCGGCGCGCTGCTGAGCGTGGGGGACGTGCACGCCGCGCAGGGCGACGGCGAGGTGTCGGGCACCGGCATCGAGACCGACGGCGAGGTCACGGTGCGCCTGGGACTGCGGCGGGGGCGCGCCCTCACCATGCCGGAGCTGCGCACGCCGCCCGAGCCGACCCCGCTGTGGAGCGCCGGAGCCTACGTGACCACCGGGCACGCCCCCGAGCTGCTGGAGGCCGCCCGCCACGCCCTGCGCGGCATGCTCGCGCACCTCGGCGAGGAATACGGCCTGGGGTTCACGGACGCGTACATCCTGGCGAGTGCCTGTGTGGACCTGCGCGTCAGCCAGATCGTGGACGCGCCGCACTACACCGTGAGCGCCCTGCTGCCCCAGGGCCTCTTCGCGCGCTAG
- a CDS encoding M42 family metallopeptidase — MNNPEAVSGDFSPVMEYLRQLVEVTGPSGSEEDVARRVLELARPHADELSVDAVGNVVAVRRAADPSARRLLICAHMDEIGFRVRRVDEGGTLRLEKVGGSDDRILPAQRVWVRTEEGRIPGVIGTKSAHLLTDADRASVTPYAQLYVDIGARSAGEAAAMGVRPGDPVGFAGELTELGRNSGRYTAHALDDRAGCAVLLALLAGFSGDARPPVTLVAAFSVQEEVGLRGAQVLARALPAGQTPDVALALDMTAADDTPELGAPTLRLGAGPTVKVMDFSTLAHPAVRRGLLRAAQTRDLPVQHELLKGIGTDAGALQYLGVPTGAVSVTNRYTHSPVEVLDRRDLEAAQALLLGFMHDLPETPLDFLPTP; from the coding sequence ATGAACAACCCAGAAGCAGTGTCCGGCGATTTCTCGCCCGTCATGGAGTATCTGCGCCAGCTCGTGGAGGTCACCGGCCCCAGCGGCAGCGAGGAGGACGTGGCCCGGCGCGTGCTGGAGCTCGCCCGGCCCCACGCCGACGAGCTGAGCGTGGACGCGGTGGGCAACGTGGTCGCGGTGCGCCGCGCCGCCGACCCCTCGGCGCGGCGGCTGCTGATCTGCGCGCACATGGACGAGATCGGCTTCCGGGTGCGGCGCGTGGACGAGGGCGGCACCCTGCGCCTGGAAAAGGTGGGCGGCAGCGACGACCGGATTCTGCCGGCCCAGCGCGTGTGGGTGCGCACCGAGGAGGGCCGGATTCCGGGTGTGATCGGCACCAAGAGCGCGCACCTGCTGACCGACGCCGACCGCGCGAGCGTCACGCCCTACGCGCAGCTGTACGTGGACATCGGCGCCCGCAGCGCCGGCGAGGCCGCCGCGATGGGCGTGCGGCCCGGCGACCCGGTGGGTTTCGCCGGCGAGCTGACCGAGCTGGGCCGGAACAGCGGACGCTACACCGCCCACGCCCTGGACGACCGGGCGGGCTGCGCGGTGCTGCTGGCGCTGCTCGCGGGCTTCAGCGGCGACGCCCGGCCCCCCGTCACGCTCGTCGCCGCCTTCTCGGTGCAGGAGGAGGTCGGGCTGCGCGGCGCGCAGGTCCTCGCCCGCGCCCTGCCGGCCGGGCAGACCCCGGACGTGGCCCTGGCCCTGGACATGACGGCCGCCGACGACACCCCCGAACTCGGTGCGCCCACGCTGCGGCTGGGGGCCGGCCCGACCGTCAAGGTCATGGATTTCTCGACCCTGGCCCACCCGGCGGTGCGGCGGGGGCTCCTGCGTGCCGCGCAGACCCGAGACCTGCCGGTGCAACACGAACTCCTCAAAGGCATCGGCACCGACGCGGGCGCGCTGCAATACCTCGGCGTGCCGACCGGGGCCGTGTCGGTCACCAACCGTTACACCCACAGCCCCGTCGAGGTGCTCGACCGCCGCGACCTGGAGGCGGCGCAGGCCCTGCTGCTGGGCTTCATGCACGACCTGCCGGAGACGCCGCTGGATTTCCTGCCTACGCCCTGA